The proteins below come from a single Mucilaginibacter mali genomic window:
- the pelA gene encoding pectate lyase, whose protein sequence is MKYLKYPSGSSAFVVVAIIVITTCFVSLTYAQDVAANYKYTRVDPAPFADNAGHWYAIFDKNNMINARPGRPKYDPTEITRIADNILLFQKSNGGWPKNYDIFAVLTDDQKDSVSAARNELHTTYDNGSTYTQIAVLASVYTVTKVEKYKTAALKGFDFILKSQYKNGGWPQYYPLENNYSRCITFNDGVFEGIVELLKDVQDNEPQYAFIDAKTRAKLAEAYDKGIQCVLKAQIVDNGKPTAWCQQHDEVSLQPAWARKFEPPSICNKESADLVLFLMNIDHPKKEVVDAIQNAVAWFNESKILNTRVNTIAAPRMVTPFRVSVSDRVVVTDNTAPPIWTRYYELKTHRPLFCNRDSKVVYSLAEVDRERRDGYGWYTYSPQQVLNKYPQWQQKWAAGVDVLKK, encoded by the coding sequence ATGAAATACCTTAAATACCCCTCTGGTAGTAGTGCTTTTGTAGTTGTTGCAATAATTGTCATTACTACATGTTTTGTTTCCTTAACCTACGCGCAGGACGTTGCGGCCAATTATAAATATACCCGTGTAGATCCGGCGCCATTTGCCGATAATGCCGGGCACTGGTATGCCATATTCGATAAGAATAACATGATCAACGCGCGCCCGGGACGACCTAAGTACGACCCGACCGAGATCACCAGGATTGCCGATAATATACTGCTGTTTCAAAAAAGCAACGGCGGCTGGCCGAAGAACTACGATATCTTCGCTGTACTGACCGATGATCAAAAGGATAGCGTATCTGCTGCCCGTAACGAGTTACACACCACCTACGATAACGGCAGCACTTATACCCAAATAGCCGTATTGGCCAGCGTGTACACCGTAACCAAGGTAGAGAAGTACAAAACAGCGGCTTTGAAGGGTTTCGATTTTATCCTGAAATCACAATACAAAAATGGTGGCTGGCCACAATATTACCCGCTGGAAAATAATTATAGCCGTTGTATCACCTTTAATGACGGCGTTTTTGAGGGCATCGTGGAGTTGTTAAAGGATGTGCAGGATAATGAACCGCAGTACGCTTTTATCGATGCTAAAACCCGGGCAAAATTGGCCGAAGCATATGATAAAGGGATTCAATGTGTTTTAAAAGCACAGATAGTGGATAACGGCAAGCCCACCGCCTGGTGCCAGCAGCATGATGAAGTTAGCCTGCAACCCGCCTGGGCCCGCAAGTTTGAACCGCCAAGCATTTGCAATAAGGAAAGCGCCGACCTGGTGCTGTTCCTGATGAATATTGACCATCCGAAAAAGGAGGTAGTGGACGCCATACAAAACGCGGTAGCCTGGTTTAACGAATCGAAGATCTTGAATACAAGGGTGAATACCATCGCTGCCCCCCGGATGGTTACACCATTCCGCGTATCTGTAAGCGACAGGGTAGTGGTGACCGATAACACTGCACCTCCAATATGGACACGCTATTATGAGTTAAAAACGCATCGCCCATTGTTTTGTAATCGCGACAGCAAGGTGGTGTATTCGCTTGCCGAAGTTGATCGTGAGCGCAGGGATGGCTATGGCTGGTATACCTATTCGCCGCAACAGGTGCTGAATAAATACCCGCAATGGCAACAGAAGTGGGCTGCCGGGGTGGATGTGTTGAAGAAGTAA
- a CDS encoding TetR/AcrR family transcriptional regulator, giving the protein MRTRDTEKEELVKEKAIECIVKDGLEGFSMNKLARMCGISVATLYIYYKDKDDLILKIALEEGDRMGDAMIRDLDPELSFEEGLRIQWRNRYEHMMARPNMSTFFDQVRSSSYQEKFVEQFLSKFKVIVGQFMDNAVARGEINEMPFEVYWSVAFAPLYALIRFHMEGQSIGGKPFTMTDDILWQTFDLVVKGLKN; this is encoded by the coding sequence ATGCGTACAAGAGATACAGAAAAGGAAGAACTGGTAAAGGAAAAGGCCATTGAGTGCATTGTAAAAGATGGGCTGGAGGGCTTTAGTATGAATAAACTGGCCCGGATGTGTGGGATATCGGTAGCCACTTTGTACATCTATTACAAGGATAAGGATGACCTTATACTGAAAATAGCCCTGGAAGAAGGCGACAGAATGGGGGATGCCATGATCCGCGACCTGGATCCGGAACTCTCGTTTGAAGAGGGCTTGCGTATACAATGGCGCAACCGTTACGAGCACATGATGGCGCGCCCCAACATGAGCACGTTTTTTGACCAGGTGCGCTCATCAAGTTACCAGGAAAAATTTGTTGAGCAGTTTTTGTCCAAGTTTAAGGTTATCGTTGGTCAGTTTATGGATAATGCGGTAGCACGCGGCGAGATAAACGAAATGCCTTTCGAGGTCTATTGGTCGGTGGCTTTTGCGCCATTGTACGCATTGATACGCTTTCACATGGAGGGGCAAAGCATTGGCGGAAAACCATTTACTATGACCGACGATATACTTTGGCAAACTTTCGATCTGGTTGTTAAAGGCTTAAAGAATTAA
- a CDS encoding MFS transporter, producing the protein MKQQQTEPIPFTGYQKLVLFLLAITQFTVILDFMVMSPLGDMLMKSMDLKPSAFGVAVSAYAISAGISGLLTAGFADKFDRKKLLLFFYTGFIAGSIFCGLSHSFVQLVAARIVTGLFGGVIGSISMAIVTDLFAIQQRGRVMGYLQMGFGASQVLGIPIGLYLANLWGWEMPFFMVGGLAILVALVIMLKMQPVDKHLALQHDKSVLTHLWHTLARREYRVGFMATALLSIGGFMMMPFGSAFAINNLGVTNAQLPLLFMISGISSLIVMPLVGRLSDKISRIKLYLIASVWTMIMCVVYTNLTLTPFWLVVVLNVLMMAGVLTRMIPSSALISSVPDMEDRGAFMSVNSSLQQIAGGIAATVAGMIVLQPTKFSPLQNYNVVGYVIVVISIISILLLYRVSKMVDKKTGTNPPVVVEDEVVVSEGY; encoded by the coding sequence ATGAAACAACAACAAACAGAACCTATACCATTTACCGGCTATCAAAAGCTGGTGTTATTTTTATTGGCCATCACCCAGTTTACGGTGATATTGGACTTTATGGTGATGTCGCCACTGGGCGATATGCTGATGAAATCTATGGACCTGAAGCCATCTGCCTTTGGTGTGGCCGTATCGGCTTATGCCATTAGCGCTGGTATCTCGGGGTTACTTACAGCCGGCTTCGCCGATAAATTCGATCGTAAAAAGCTGCTGTTATTCTTTTACACCGGATTTATTGCCGGTAGTATATTCTGCGGTCTATCGCATTCCTTTGTCCAACTGGTGGCCGCGCGTATTGTTACAGGCTTATTCGGTGGGGTTATTGGCTCTATATCCATGGCCATCGTTACCGACTTGTTCGCTATTCAGCAGCGTGGGCGTGTGATGGGTTACCTGCAAATGGGCTTTGGCGCCAGCCAGGTATTAGGTATCCCGATCGGCTTATACCTGGCCAACCTTTGGGGCTGGGAAATGCCGTTCTTTATGGTGGGCGGCCTGGCTATTTTAGTAGCGCTGGTAATTATGCTGAAGATGCAGCCCGTTGATAAGCACCTGGCCCTGCAGCACGATAAATCGGTATTAACTCACCTTTGGCATACGCTTGCCCGTCGCGAGTACCGCGTGGGCTTTATGGCTACCGCTCTGTTAAGCATCGGCGGCTTTATGATGATGCCATTCGGCAGCGCCTTTGCAATCAACAACCTGGGCGTAACCAATGCGCAATTACCCTTATTGTTTATGATATCGGGCATCAGTTCCCTTATTGTGATGCCGCTGGTTGGCCGACTGAGTGATAAGATCAGCCGCATAAAATTATACCTTATCGCATCGGTATGGACGATGATCATGTGTGTGGTTTATACCAATCTTACCTTAACCCCATTTTGGCTGGTAGTTGTACTGAACGTATTGATGATGGCCGGTGTGTTAACCCGTATGATCCCGTCATCAGCGCTCATCAGTTCGGTGCCCGATATGGAAGACCGTGGCGCCTTTATGAGCGTTAATTCATCGTTACAGCAAATTGCGGGAGGTATTGCAGCCACCGTTGCCGGGATGATCGTGTTGCAACCCACCAAGTTCAGTCCGCTGCAAAATTATAATGTGGTGGGGTATGTTATTGTGGTGATATCCATCATCAGCATTCTACTGCTGTACCGGGTGAGTAAAATGGTGGATAAAAAGACAGGCACTAACCCGCCAGTTGTGGTAGAGGATGAGGTAGTGGTGAGCGAGGGGTATTAA
- a CDS encoding ABC transporter ATP-binding protein encodes MAGLDLLMSLADVAFLAALLFIIRVYTGGNTVGSSFANYAELIIQKPVMLTGAFLVLYTFKNIAGVWILKCQHNYVFRVSSRLSEKNINNYFNGSYADYVHTDSSIRARHISNVPIEFSSYVLTNLQQIIAQGMLIIFTVSAILLYHPVLFVLLLLLLLPPVILLGWFSRGQLKKVRVQIKQSSAKALQYLHESLAGYVEGNVYHASGFFIKRYLQHQQQLNQNIATQQTLQGSSSRFIEVFALLGFFILVVINSYFSGRDTIDVLTIGVFMAAAYKIIPGAVRILNSVTQMKTYSFILDDLANEALPKENVTTSGRSSGINNIRFDNISFKFKDHNVVDNLSFGLQPGDIAGISGVSGRGKTTIINLLLGFLQQDSGLIFINNEISDIAYRKTYWQRIAYVKQQAFFINDTILKNITLTEDGFDKARLDKALQISGLDVLLNTFPEGIDKLIKEHGKNISGGQRQRVALARALYHDHDLLILDEPFSELDEDAEREILTRLGSDNTKGIMVLLITHNKASLCFCNKIILA; translated from the coding sequence ATGGCCGGCCTCGACCTGCTGATGAGTTTGGCCGATGTGGCCTTTTTAGCCGCGTTGCTGTTTATCATCCGTGTTTATACCGGTGGCAATACGGTGGGAAGTAGCTTTGCGAATTATGCGGAGCTTATCATCCAAAAACCAGTAATGCTAACCGGCGCCTTTCTTGTGCTGTACACGTTTAAAAACATTGCAGGGGTATGGATATTAAAATGCCAGCATAATTACGTGTTTAGGGTATCGTCAAGGTTATCTGAAAAAAATATAAATAACTATTTTAATGGCAGTTATGCAGATTATGTGCATACGGATTCCTCCATCCGCGCAAGGCATATCAGCAATGTGCCAATAGAGTTTAGTAGCTATGTTTTAACTAACCTGCAGCAGATCATCGCGCAGGGGATGCTCATTATTTTTACCGTTTCGGCCATCTTATTATATCACCCGGTGCTGTTTGTATTATTGCTGCTATTGTTATTGCCACCTGTAATTTTATTAGGCTGGTTTAGTCGCGGACAGCTTAAAAAGGTACGTGTACAGATCAAGCAAAGCAGCGCAAAGGCGTTGCAATACCTGCACGAATCACTGGCTGGTTATGTAGAGGGGAATGTTTATCATGCATCAGGCTTCTTCATCAAACGCTATCTTCAGCATCAGCAACAGCTTAATCAAAACATCGCTACCCAGCAAACTTTGCAGGGTTCATCGTCGCGGTTTATAGAAGTGTTTGCCCTTCTGGGCTTTTTTATCCTGGTGGTGATCAACAGTTATTTTAGCGGAAGGGATACTATTGATGTACTAACCATCGGTGTGTTTATGGCTGCGGCTTACAAGATCATCCCCGGTGCGGTGCGCATACTGAACAGCGTTACACAGATGAAAACGTATAGCTTCATTTTGGATGACCTTGCAAATGAAGCTTTACCAAAGGAAAATGTAACGACATCAGGGAGGAGTTCCGGAATAAACAATATCCGCTTTGATAATATTAGCTTTAAATTTAAGGACCATAATGTGGTGGATAACCTAAGCTTCGGGTTGCAACCCGGCGATATTGCCGGGATATCTGGTGTATCCGGTCGCGGTAAAACAACTATTATTAATTTATTGCTGGGATTTTTGCAGCAGGATAGTGGTTTGATATTTATAAATAACGAAATTAGTGATATCGCGTATCGTAAAACCTACTGGCAAAGGATAGCGTATGTAAAGCAACAAGCTTTTTTTATTAATGATACCATCCTGAAGAACATTACTTTAACAGAAGATGGTTTTGATAAAGCAAGGCTGGATAAGGCTTTGCAGATAAGTGGTTTGGATGTGCTTTTAAATACATTCCCTGAGGGAATAGATAAATTAATAAAAGAGCACGGTAAGAACATCAGCGGGGGACAACGACAGCGGGTTGCACTGGCACGTGCGCTGTACCATGATCACGATCTGCTGATACTTGACGAGCCATTTAGCGAACTGGACGAGGATGCTGAGCGGGAAATATTGACCCGTTTAGGCAGCGATAATACTAAGGGTATAATGGTGCTTTTAATAACGCATAACAAAGCAAGTTTGTGCTTTTGCAATAAAATTATTTTAGCCTGA
- a CDS encoding glycosyltransferase — MNAKPKTLVILSPGFPKDEGDTTCLPLQQVLLKTIKQNHPELELLIIAFQYPFKKRNYSWHGIPVMAFGGRGRGNVLRAYNWAKIWAALTGINKKRNIQGILSFWLGECAFIGERFAQTHHLKHYCWILGQDAKPTNRYYQLARLHGESMLALSDFIASSIYINYGMMPKHIVPGGLDTTMFANGNSERDIDILAAGSLITLKQYHLFIEVVCRLRRQNPNIKAVLCGEGPDRTRLTSMIKRLKMDEHITLAGELPHADVLKQMQRSKIFLHTSSYEGLGMVCLEALYAGAKVISFVKPMDAEIANWHIADSTLTMANIAHDILKDTSTIYSPMLVYDINDIARRIADLYAVSPSTIALKRVVMALNESVAL, encoded by the coding sequence ATGAACGCTAAACCTAAAACATTGGTAATATTAAGTCCGGGGTTCCCTAAGGATGAGGGGGATACCACGTGCCTGCCATTACAACAGGTCTTGCTGAAAACCATCAAGCAAAACCACCCCGAACTGGAATTGCTGATCATCGCCTTTCAATACCCTTTTAAAAAGCGAAATTATAGCTGGCACGGCATCCCGGTGATGGCATTTGGCGGCAGGGGCAGGGGCAATGTGTTACGTGCTTATAATTGGGCTAAGATTTGGGCGGCGCTGACTGGTATCAATAAAAAAAGAAATATACAGGGAATCCTGAGTTTTTGGCTGGGCGAATGTGCCTTTATTGGCGAACGCTTTGCACAAACACATCATCTGAAACATTATTGCTGGATATTGGGCCAGGATGCCAAACCAACTAACCGTTATTATCAACTAGCCCGCCTGCATGGCGAATCGATGCTGGCCTTATCTGACTTTATAGCCTCAAGCATATACATTAACTATGGGATGATGCCGAAGCATATTGTCCCCGGTGGACTGGATACCACTATGTTTGCTAACGGAAATTCAGAACGCGATATCGATATTTTAGCAGCAGGATCGCTGATCACGCTGAAGCAATACCATTTGTTTATAGAAGTGGTTTGCCGTTTAAGGCGGCAGAACCCCAATATTAAAGCTGTTTTATGCGGCGAGGGGCCGGATAGAACGCGCTTGACAAGCATGATCAAACGGTTAAAAATGGACGAGCACATTACGCTTGCAGGCGAATTGCCGCATGCAGATGTGCTCAAACAAATGCAGCGTTCGAAGATTTTCCTGCATACTTCAAGTTACGAGGGATTGGGCATGGTTTGCCTGGAAGCATTGTATGCAGGTGCGAAGGTGATCAGCTTCGTGAAACCGATGGACGCTGAAATTGCCAACTGGCACATCGCCGATAGTACTTTAACCATGGCCAATATAGCCCATGATATACTAAAGGATACCAGTACCATTTATTCGCCTATGCTTGTTTATGATATTAACGATATCGCCAGGCGGATAGCCGACCTTTATGCGGTTAGTCCTTCTACTATCGCTTTAAAGCGCGTTGTAATGGCTTTAAATGAAAGTGTGGCGTTGTAA
- a CDS encoding glycosyltransferase family 4 protein: MIYVFLGYYYSPGFDTPQSWINRIAPYAGMPECLSETDTVYYIKQIDYVGEYVHKDVNYRFVNLNREKTHFPYRIHKYVKKLKPDVVIINGLQHPLEIMQLRLILGKKVRIIIQHRAERPGNGIKKYINRVSDKSINAYLFASKQMGDEWQSSGNISRADKIHELMPVSSVFAPVNRQAALSKTGVNGQPSYLWIGNLDSNKDPLMAIKSFLRYLEIHPAAKLYLIYQTNNLLPAIKQLLDAALHCRKNIILIGKVPHNELLYWFNSADFIISTSHYESGGAAVCEAMSCGCIPVITDIPSFRMITDNGNCGILYEAGKEDALFCALQKSRQIDVQQKRAEVLTHYNATLSFKAITTRFKAIVEGLTA; encoded by the coding sequence ATGATTTACGTTTTCCTCGGCTATTACTACTCGCCCGGCTTTGATACCCCGCAAAGCTGGATCAACCGGATAGCGCCTTATGCCGGTATGCCTGAATGTCTGTCCGAGACCGATACTGTTTATTACATTAAGCAAATTGATTATGTTGGCGAATACGTTCACAAGGACGTAAATTACCGTTTTGTAAACCTCAACCGCGAGAAAACCCATTTCCCCTACCGGATACACAAATATGTAAAAAAGCTAAAGCCCGATGTTGTTATCATCAACGGTTTGCAGCATCCGCTGGAAATTATGCAACTGCGACTGATATTGGGAAAAAAAGTAAGGATCATCATACAACATCGTGCCGAACGGCCGGGCAACGGAATAAAAAAATATATCAACAGGGTATCCGACAAAAGCATAAATGCCTACCTGTTCGCATCGAAACAAATGGGCGATGAGTGGCAGAGCAGCGGCAATATCAGCCGGGCTGATAAAATTCACGAATTAATGCCGGTTTCGTCAGTATTCGCGCCGGTTAACCGGCAGGCGGCTCTATCAAAAACAGGAGTAAACGGGCAACCCTCGTATTTGTGGATAGGTAACCTCGATAGCAATAAAGATCCCTTAATGGCCATCAAATCATTTTTACGCTATCTGGAGATACACCCTGCGGCTAAATTGTACCTTATCTACCAAACCAATAATCTGTTGCCTGCCATTAAGCAACTGCTTGATGCCGCTCTGCACTGTAGGAAAAACATCATACTGATAGGTAAAGTACCTCACAACGAATTATTATACTGGTTCAACAGCGCCGATTTTATTATCTCCACTTCACATTACGAAAGCGGCGGCGCGGCGGTTTGCGAGGCCATGTCATGTGGATGCATCCCTGTAATAACCGATATTCCATCTTTCAGGATGATAACCGATAATGGAAACTGCGGGATATTGTATGAAGCCGGTAAGGAGGATGCGTTGTTCTGCGCCCTGCAAAAAAGCAGGCAAATAGATGTGCAACAAAAGCGGGCCGAGGTTTTAACTCATTACAACGCCACACTTTCATTTAAAGCCATTACAACGCGCTTTAAAGCGATAGTAGAAGGACTAACCGCATAA
- a CDS encoding GNAT family N-acetyltransferase, translating into MSKPIDIYNIKRLSPDDIGDVCRLFKAVYHREQSIAFFRGKYNTAYMGIKYMGYIAYNQDGLPVAFYGALPCLLQHGNKKISTAQAADAMTHPDHRGRGLFLKLASLTVELCRENGIHTVFGFPNQNALPGYVDKLGWQVADTMDCFVIPVHRYNWEHKLKKLPMLRHLYTAYANKILKKYSVAQQGINNSALNEGFDGVYRTDDHFRYKTYSPTVVIRAKHALVWLKISNGLIIGDICLATNNFSRVMHTVLQLARRLGVKQVIFQSSPGTKLHGLFNERYWSAPSFQVIFKETGERLPLNRIKFTAADIDTF; encoded by the coding sequence ATGAGTAAGCCCATCGATATATATAATATAAAGCGCCTATCGCCTGATGACATTGGGGATGTTTGCCGCCTGTTCAAAGCAGTGTATCATCGTGAACAAAGTATTGCGTTTTTTAGGGGCAAGTACAATACGGCCTATATGGGCATAAAGTATATGGGTTACATCGCTTATAACCAGGATGGTTTGCCGGTTGCGTTTTATGGCGCGCTCCCCTGCCTGTTGCAGCATGGCAATAAAAAAATATCAACAGCCCAGGCTGCCGATGCTATGACCCATCCGGATCACCGGGGGCGGGGGTTGTTTTTAAAATTGGCCAGCTTAACTGTAGAACTATGCCGCGAGAACGGGATACATACCGTTTTTGGCTTCCCCAACCAAAATGCGCTGCCTGGTTATGTTGATAAGTTGGGATGGCAGGTTGCCGATACCATGGACTGCTTTGTGATCCCCGTCCATCGTTATAATTGGGAGCACAAGCTTAAAAAGTTGCCCATGTTGCGACATCTGTACACGGCTTACGCCAATAAAATCCTCAAGAAATATAGCGTTGCCCAGCAGGGCATAAATAACTCAGCGCTAAATGAGGGCTTTGACGGGGTTTATCGAACTGATGATCATTTTCGTTATAAAACATACAGCCCTACCGTGGTGATAAGGGCCAAACACGCACTGGTTTGGTTAAAGATAAGCAATGGGCTTATTATAGGCGATATATGCCTCGCTACTAATAATTTCAGCAGGGTAATGCATACTGTGTTGCAACTGGCACGCCGGCTTGGGGTTAAGCAGGTAATATTTCAATCGAGCCCGGGCACAAAACTACACGGTCTTTTTAACGAGCGTTACTGGTCGGCGCCCTCGTTCCAGGTAATTTTTAAGGAAACGGGCGAGCGGCTTCCACTTAACCGCATAAAATTTACCGCGGCTGATATCGATACATTTTAA
- a CDS encoding polysaccharide deacetylase family protein, giving the protein MNLAQKIQTKVRRNAVHLYRDIRHGMGLDAGFYQGVKGSRILTYHGICLDDHTRFNTLFLTLKTFERHLQYYTKHFHILSLQDYYDQKFHPDKFNVCLTFDDGFANNYKYVLPLLEKYRVPATFFITAIRQAGYDILWNDFLSIVSKYGPARIGIKDGVFVKDRVNRYYDTNTGIRLADSLRKVGFEQKVVVMGELYPLAPFRENAKDEDYWLQMTEEQIKQMSASPYVTIGSHGYYHNDLANISLEKSIIEIKQSKTYLENIIQKSVDSFAFPYGSYDPDVVNTCINAGYDKLLLLDSLFEQDKENPAMHERFVINPFISVNNQMHATVNRRYE; this is encoded by the coding sequence ATGAATTTAGCGCAGAAGATCCAAACCAAAGTACGCCGAAATGCCGTACACCTGTACCGGGATATCAGGCATGGTATGGGTTTGGATGCAGGTTTTTATCAAGGTGTTAAGGGTAGCCGCATCCTCACGTATCACGGTATCTGTTTGGATGATCATACCCGGTTCAACACCCTCTTTTTAACGCTGAAAACCTTTGAACGGCACCTGCAATATTATACAAAGCATTTCCATATCTTATCACTGCAGGATTATTACGATCAGAAATTCCACCCGGATAAATTCAATGTCTGCCTCACTTTTGATGATGGCTTTGCCAATAACTACAAATACGTTTTGCCTTTGCTTGAAAAGTACCGGGTACCGGCTACATTCTTTATAACAGCCATCCGGCAGGCCGGGTATGACATTTTGTGGAACGATTTCTTAAGCATCGTCAGCAAATATGGCCCGGCACGAATCGGCATAAAAGATGGGGTGTTTGTTAAGGATAGGGTTAATCGTTATTATGACACCAACACTGGTATAAGACTGGCCGATAGTCTGCGTAAGGTTGGTTTTGAGCAAAAGGTAGTTGTGATGGGAGAATTATACCCGCTGGCGCCGTTCCGGGAGAACGCAAAGGATGAAGACTACTGGCTGCAAATGACAGAGGAACAGATAAAGCAGATGTCCGCATCACCATATGTTACCATCGGCTCACATGGATATTATCATAACGACTTGGCTAATATTAGTTTAGAAAAATCAATTATCGAGATAAAACAATCAAAAACCTATCTCGAAAACATCATACAAAAATCAGTTGATAGTTTTGCTTTTCCTTATGGAAGCTATGATCCCGATGTTGTTAATACGTGTATAAATGCAGGATACGATAAACTACTGCTACTCGACTCTCTGTTTGAACAGGATAAAGAAAACCCTGCCATGCATGAGCGCTTTGTGATAAATCCGTTTATATCTGTCAATAATCAAATGCATGCCACAGTAAACAGGCGATATGAGTAA
- a CDS encoding amidohydrolase family protein — MKLSNVYRVGSNEEVDIHISGGLIVDATDVHDDNTQLVFNDAVIFPGLINSHDHLDFNLFSQLGDRQYQNYTEWGNYIHKKYPQEIAAVLNVPQNLRTQWGVYKNLLCGVTTVVNHGEQLPISNSPVTILDNCQSLHSVQFEKQWKRRLNNPLRKNMPVVIHTGEGIDKAAETEIDQLINWNLLHREMIGVHGVAMTPRQAKEFKALVWCPQTNYFMLGVTAPVNRLKNYTQVLFGTDSTLTGDWNIWEHIRTARKAGYLDDQELYNDLTISAAKTWELNAGIIASGRDADIVVARLKGAPNTIENLLSIGPADILLVIHKGNIRLFDEILYSQLNQLPKQNFSKIRIGGVYKYVYGDLPKLMADIKRYYTDAQFPVHCTCHN, encoded by the coding sequence ATGAAACTGAGCAATGTGTACCGGGTTGGCAGTAATGAGGAGGTTGATATCCATATCAGCGGGGGGCTTATTGTTGATGCTACCGATGTGCATGACGATAATACGCAGCTTGTTTTTAACGATGCTGTGATCTTCCCGGGACTGATCAACTCGCACGATCATTTGGATTTTAACCTTTTCTCCCAACTGGGTGACCGCCAATATCAAAACTATACCGAGTGGGGCAACTATATCCATAAAAAATATCCGCAGGAAATTGCCGCCGTTTTAAACGTACCGCAAAACCTGCGCACGCAATGGGGCGTGTACAAAAACCTGCTGTGCGGAGTAACCACAGTGGTGAACCACGGTGAGCAATTGCCCATCAGCAACTCCCCTGTTACCATTTTAGATAATTGTCAGTCGCTACATTCGGTACAGTTTGAAAAGCAGTGGAAGCGCCGGTTAAATAACCCGCTGAGGAAGAACATGCCTGTAGTGATCCATACCGGTGAAGGCATTGATAAAGCCGCCGAAACGGAGATAGACCAATTAATAAACTGGAACTTACTGCACCGTGAAATGATCGGCGTTCACGGCGTAGCCATGACCCCGAGGCAGGCTAAGGAGTTTAAGGCATTGGTATGGTGCCCGCAAACTAATTACTTTATGCTGGGTGTAACTGCCCCTGTTAACCGGTTGAAGAATTATACACAGGTGCTTTTTGGTACCGATTCGACGCTTACCGGCGATTGGAATATCTGGGAGCATATCCGCACAGCCCGTAAAGCAGGATATTTAGATGATCAGGAGTTGTATAATGACCTTACTATCAGTGCGGCAAAGACATGGGAATTGAATGCCGGGATCATCGCCTCCGGCCGGGACGCCGATATAGTTGTAGCCCGCCTGAAAGGCGCACCGAATACGATAGAAAACCTGCTGTCTATAGGTCCTGCAGATATACTTTTGGTAATCCATAAAGGTAATATCCGCTTATTCGATGAGATATTATACAGCCAGTTGAATCAACTGCCGAAGCAAAATTTCAGCAAGATAAGGATTGGTGGCGTATACAAATATGTATATGGCGACCTGCCTAAACTAATGGCCGATATTAAGCGATACTATACTGATGCACAGTTCCCTGTGCATTGCACCTGTCATAATTAA